Within the Pseudoxanthomonas sp. Root65 genome, the region GCGGACATCCGCATCCGCTCCGAAGGCCCGGCGGGCGGCATGTGCCGCTCCCTCCTCAACACCCCGGCGGACTGACGACCGGACCTGATGGCGTCACGTCGATGCGCCGTCGGCGGGTGTGTTCGCCAGCCGCTGCTGGACATCGCTGCGATAGCCGCGCCCGGTCACGATCACCCGGCCGCAGTCCAGCGTCAGGCGGTAGCGGCCGGAGCCCAGGGTCAGGATTTCCGCGACCGCGGCGATGCGCACCACCGAGGACCGGTGCACGCGCAGGAACGCGCGGGCATCGAGTGCCTGGATGAACTCCCCCAGCGGACGCCGGTAGGTGAACGTGCCCAGTTTCGTCTCGATGTCCAGGTAGTTGCCCTGCGCACGCACGACCTGGATGTCGGCCTCATCCACGCGCAGGGTGCGGCGGCCCAGCTGCAGCGACAGCATCCGCCCGCTGGCGGGCGTCGTCCGCGGCGGCGTGTCGGACTGCGTCGTCAGGCGCGACACGGTGTCGCGCAGGCGCTCGGCCGAGACCGGCTTGAGCAGGTAATCCACCGCCCGGTCCTCGAACGCGCGCACGCCGTGCTGGTCGTAGGCGCTGACGAACACCACCCGGGGCGGGGGGCCGTTCCACCGGCGCAGCGCGGTGAAGCCGTTGCCACCGGGCAGTTCGATGTCGAGGAACAGCACGTCCACCTGCGTGCGCTGCGCCAGGCGCATCAGCTCATCCACATCGGTGCATTCGGCCACCACGTGGATGACCGGCCCGGCGACCTTGCCCAGCAGCCGTCGCAAGCGCTGCCGTGCCAGCGGTTCGTCGTCGACGATGACGGCGGTCAGCACGTGGCGTCCCTCGCGGCGGATGCGGCGGGCAGTGGACGCGGAGCGGCCAGCGGCACCTGCAGCGCGACGCGGTAGACGGCCGGGTCGCGGGCGTCCCGGAGCAGCTGGCCACGCTCGCCGTACAGCAGGCGCAGCCGTTCTTCCACCGCGCGTTGTCCCAGGCCGTTGCCGTCCGTGCGGGGGCCTTCGACGGCGCGCGAGTTCTGTACCGACAGGTGCAGCGTCTGCCCGTCCTGCCAGGCCGCGACCTCCACCCAGCCCGGCACGCGCGATCGTGCGATCGCATGGACGATGGCGTTCTCCACCAGCGGCTGCAGGGACAGCGTGGGCACCGGGATATCCAGGCAGGTGTCGTCCACGCGGACGCGGGCGTCGACCCGTTGGCCCAGCCGGATCTGTT harbors:
- a CDS encoding LytTR family DNA-binding domain-containing protein, with the translated sequence MLTAVIVDDEPLARQRLRRLLGKVAGPVIHVVAECTDVDELMRLAQRTQVDVLFLDIELPGGNGFTALRRWNGPPPRVVFVSAYDQHGVRAFEDRAVDYLLKPVSAERLRDTVSRLTTQSDTPPRTTPASGRMLSLQLGRRTLRVDEADIQVVRAQGNYLDIETKLGTFTYRRPLGEFIQALDARAFLRVHRSSVVRIAAVAEILTLGSGRYRLTLDCGRVIVTGRGYRSDVQQRLANTPADGAST